A region of Faecalibacterium taiwanense DNA encodes the following proteins:
- a CDS encoding ABC transporter permease, with translation MLKLIKCEFLKLKRKPLVFISLLLSVFMPLAYAFFLADVNTDVDAVNGVMSSLFQLSAYLLLMPLLVILASNLLFEELDNDTLKNLVTIPINRTKLVLSKMLVLLLFAVGFMAVGGLVNLAVLLFQGWEPVGFWILFGVGIEEGLIMWVGALPCILLVVLLNKNYIVSVVITFFYTTANYILSMSDAFLTQPFGLNIGTLFPGPLAFRWTFQFYDQSQTSAELADLLERISPYFLNGVQVFGVIVVEAVVFLALIALVYRRQEI, from the coding sequence TTGCTTAAACTAATCAAATGCGAATTTTTGAAATTAAAACGGAAGCCCTTGGTATTTATTTCTCTGCTGCTTTCTGTTTTCATGCCATTGGCTTATGCTTTCTTTCTGGCAGATGTAAACACTGATGTGGATGCTGTAAATGGAGTGATGTCCAGCCTGTTCCAGCTCAGTGCTTATTTGCTTTTGATGCCGCTCCTTGTGATACTGGCTTCCAATCTGCTGTTTGAGGAGCTGGACAATGACACACTAAAAAACCTTGTTACCATACCGATAAACAGAACCAAGTTGGTGCTGTCCAAGATGCTGGTTTTGCTATTGTTTGCCGTTGGCTTTATGGCAGTTGGAGGATTGGTAAATCTTGCGGTTTTGCTGTTTCAGGGCTGGGAGCCGGTTGGGTTTTGGATCTTGTTTGGCGTTGGGATAGAAGAAGGGCTGATTATGTGGGTAGGCGCACTTCCATGTATCCTGCTCGTTGTTCTTCTTAATAAAAACTATATCGTGTCGGTCGTGATTACCTTTTTCTATACGACTGCAAATTATATCCTTTCGATGAGCGATGCGTTCCTCACACAGCCTTTTGGTTTGAATATCGGAACCCTGTTTCCGGGACCGCTGGCTTTCCGCTGGACCTTCCAATTTTATGACCAAAGCCAGACCAGTGCGGAATTGGCAGACTTGTTGGAACGGATCAGTCCGTATTTTCTGAATGGTGTTCAGGTGTTCGGTGTGATTGTTGTGGAAGCCGTTGTATTTCTTGCGCTGATTGCGTTGGTTTACCGGCGCCAGGAAATCTAA
- a CDS encoding ABC transporter ATP-binding protein, with amino-acid sequence MDTNYIIETKNLTKQYGSQKSVADLNIHVKRGRIYGLLGRNGAGKTTTMKMLLGLTKPTSGEVKIWGKSLQGNEKKLLPRIGSLIESPGFYPNLTGTENLRIFATLRGVPNNHAIKDALDLVGLPYKDKKLFSQYSLGMKQRLAIALAVMHDPELLILDEPINGLDPIGIAEVRSFIRELCDARGKTILISSHILSEISLLADDIGIIDHGALLEEESLAELEQKSSKHIRFTLSDTAQAARILERNFHENHFSIQDDHNLRLHNLDLPVGKIVTAFVENGLEVSEAHTCEESLEDYFKRVTGGEGIA; translated from the coding sequence TGAAACAAAAAATCTGACGAAGCAATATGGCTCGCAAAAGAGTGTGGCTGACTTAAATATCCATGTGAAGCGTGGGAGAATTTATGGTCTGCTTGGCAGAAACGGAGCCGGAAAAACCACTACCATGAAAATGCTGTTGGGCTTAACGAAGCCGACTTCCGGAGAGGTCAAAATCTGGGGAAAGTCTTTACAGGGGAATGAAAAGAAATTGCTGCCCCGTATCGGCAGCTTGATTGAGTCCCCCGGTTTTTATCCCAATCTGACCGGCACAGAAAACCTGCGTATTTTTGCTACTCTGCGGGGTGTACCAAACAATCATGCCATCAAAGATGCTCTGGATTTGGTAGGACTTCCCTACAAAGATAAAAAACTCTTTTCTCAGTATTCTCTTGGTATGAAGCAGCGGCTTGCCATCGCCCTTGCCGTTATGCACGATCCAGAACTTTTGATTTTGGATGAACCGATCAACGGTCTCGATCCTATCGGTATTGCAGAAGTACGCTCTTTTATTCGGGAGCTTTGCGACGCAAGAGGAAAAACCATTTTGATTTCCAGTCACATTCTTTCGGAGATTTCCCTGCTGGCTGACGATATTGGAATTATCGATCACGGCGCATTGCTGGAAGAAGAAAGCCTTGCTGAACTGGAGCAAAAAAGCAGTAAGCATATCCGGTTTACACTCTCTGATACTGCACAGGCGGCAAGAATTTTGGAACGCAATTTCCATGAAAACCATTTTTCCATACAGGACGACCACAATCTGCGCCTGCACAACCTTGATCTGCCTGTGGGGAAAATTGTAACTGCCTTTGTAGAAAACGGATTGGAGGTATCGGAGGCGCATACTTGTGAAGAAAGTCTTGAAGATTACTTCAAGCGTGTGACAGGGGGCGAAGGAATTGCTTAA